From the Bacillus tuaregi genome, one window contains:
- a CDS encoding respiratory chain complex I subunit 1 family protein codes for MEIVKLLIHILIFPGGLFAIIFGLFLSGLDRKIYARLQRRVGPPIYQPCIDIIKLSRKEIVVPRTANYTVFRYAPLLGFAGMLTAISLIPVTGIYSGLYQSGDLLVLLYLLATPALALMIGASASGSPYSSVGLSREMVIMLAYEIPLTIVLLAVGMRVGMGEGGTALFSLNRIVDFQLKNGALLLDWQMLPAFIAFLCCIPGTIGVVPFDIPEAETEIAEGPLLEYSGMGLALFKLTGGLKIFVLSSLAVALFFPSGIGGFWFINLLWFILKCIMVTFFTITLVRATRARMRMDQAFKFYLLIPSVLALTSLVLLFISF; via the coding sequence ATGGAAATAGTAAAGCTGCTCATTCATATTTTAATTTTTCCAGGAGGCCTTTTCGCCATTATCTTCGGTTTATTTCTTAGCGGACTTGATCGAAAAATTTATGCACGGCTGCAAAGAAGAGTAGGACCGCCTATTTATCAGCCTTGTATTGATATTATAAAACTTTCGCGAAAAGAAATAGTCGTACCGAGAACCGCCAATTATACCGTATTTCGATACGCACCATTGCTTGGTTTCGCAGGCATGCTGACGGCTATTAGCCTTATACCTGTAACCGGCATTTATTCCGGATTGTATCAATCGGGAGACCTTTTGGTGCTCTTATATTTATTGGCTACTCCAGCATTAGCCCTAATGATTGGGGCATCGGCTTCCGGCTCACCGTACAGCTCGGTTGGGCTTTCCCGAGAAATGGTGATTATGCTGGCCTATGAAATACCGTTAACCATCGTTCTCCTGGCAGTCGGAATGAGAGTCGGCATGGGTGAAGGGGGAACGGCCTTGTTTTCCTTGAACAGGATTGTTGATTTCCAGCTCAAGAATGGAGCCTTGCTCTTAGATTGGCAGATGCTCCCAGCATTTATAGCCTTTTTATGCTGTATTCCCGGAACCATTGGGGTCGTGCCCTTTGACATACCGGAAGCGGAAACGGAAATTGCAGAAGGACCTCTATTAGAGTATTCAGGCATGGGACTTGCCCTGTTTAAGCTGACCGGAGGCTTGAAGATTTTTGTGTTGTCATCACTCGCTGTTGCTCTGTTTTTCCCTTCAGGTATTGGGGGCTTTTGGTTCATCAATCTGCTATGGTTCATTTTGAAATGTATTATGGTTACTTTTTTCACGATTACATTGGTGCGTGCGACAAGAGCGAGAATGCGGATGGATCAGGCATTCAAATTCTATTTGTTGATACCGAGTGTTTTAGCACTAACTAGTCTTGTTCTCCTCTTCATTTCATTTTGA
- a CDS encoding NADH-quinone oxidoreductase subunit B family protein, whose translation MTKLLQNIIKKSPWIYRINAGSCNGCDVEMATTALIPRYDIERLGCKYCGSPKHADIVLISGPVTAVVKEKVLRVYNEIPYPKVVVAVGICPISGGVFRDSYAIDGQLDTYIPVDVNVPGCPPRPQAIIDGVAMAVEIWKTRF comes from the coding sequence ATGACAAAATTACTTCAAAACATCATAAAAAAGTCTCCTTGGATCTACCGAATCAATGCCGGGTCCTGTAATGGTTGTGATGTGGAGATGGCCACCACCGCCTTGATTCCCCGCTACGATATCGAGCGGCTTGGCTGCAAGTATTGTGGAAGTCCAAAGCATGCCGACATTGTGCTGATATCCGGACCGGTTACAGCAGTTGTAAAGGAGAAAGTTTTACGTGTATACAATGAAATACCCTATCCGAAGGTAGTGGTAGCGGTCGGGATTTGTCCAATATCAGGAGGCGTTTTTCGAGACAGCTATGCCATCGATGGTCAGCTGGATACTTATATTCCGGTGGACGTCAATGTTCCAGGCTGCCCACCAAGGCCACAGGCTATTATCGATGGAGTGGCCATGGCGGTTGAAATTTGGAAAACCAGATTCTAG
- a CDS encoding 4Fe-4S binding protein has protein sequence MSSILKLVLHNLIKGPSTIQYPFAEDLAPAKLRGKIKHDPELCMACHMCEYVCAGGAIKLQESDDQEGIHFVVWHNTCTFCGLCEHVCPVKAIHLTNDYHTAHVQEEKYTYTERTWIPKQPCTCCGELFLPLSPILVKKLYGEDGDVKGLTKMCEKCRRKETWKGGVF, from the coding sequence ATGAGTTCTATATTAAAACTGGTTCTACACAATCTCATCAAAGGACCATCTACCATTCAATACCCCTTTGCAGAAGATTTGGCACCGGCAAAGCTGAGAGGGAAAATAAAGCATGATCCGGAGCTTTGTATGGCCTGTCATATGTGCGAATATGTCTGTGCAGGCGGCGCGATAAAGCTACAGGAGTCTGATGATCAAGAAGGAATCCACTTTGTTGTCTGGCATAACACGTGTACGTTTTGCGGTTTGTGTGAGCATGTCTGTCCAGTTAAAGCGATTCACTTAACAAATGATTACCATACAGCGCATGTGCAGGAGGAGAAGTACACCTATACCGAAAGAACGTGGATTCCAAAACAGCCATGCACCTGCTGTGGTGAACTGTTTCTGCCGCTTTCACCCATCCTAGTGAAAAAGCTGTACGGTGAGGACGGGGACGTGAAGGGACTAACTAAAATGTGTGAAAAATGCCGCAGAAAAGAGACTTGGAAGGGTGGTGTGTTTTAA
- a CDS encoding NADH-quinone oxidoreductase subunit C, producing MLKEDAMNHFRQKLTEKIGETYSLKWDQDKKGVVCGWCKLENPEDLYTVAEIIAGYKGRVMTISPLNTPAEFASPSEVSRVEDKPITLIINYHFYFLGLNCTVRITLPSLERKVNSITPVLKSADWHEREMQELYNIKLQGHPNSKRLFLEENIYMTDHTMIPLSEAMNGASTSTLWEKVMKSDGKEATTIE from the coding sequence ATGTTAAAAGAAGACGCCATGAATCATTTCAGACAAAAACTGACTGAAAAAATAGGAGAAACCTACAGCCTGAAATGGGATCAGGATAAAAAAGGAGTTGTTTGCGGTTGGTGCAAACTGGAAAATCCAGAGGATCTCTATACCGTTGCAGAAATTATTGCCGGATATAAGGGAAGAGTGATGACCATATCGCCTTTAAATACACCCGCTGAATTTGCCAGTCCGTCCGAGGTGAGTCGTGTTGAGGATAAGCCTATTACTTTAATCATCAATTATCATTTCTATTTTTTAGGACTTAACTGCACCGTCAGGATTACGCTTCCTTCACTTGAGAGAAAGGTCAATTCGATTACTCCTGTGCTGAAAAGTGCCGACTGGCATGAGAGGGAAATGCAGGAGCTATACAATATTAAGCTGCAGGGTCATCCAAACTCCAAGAGACTCTTTCTTGAAGAAAATATCTATATGACCGATCATACAATGATTCCCCTGTCTGAAGCGATGAATGGTGCAAGCACAAGCACATTATGGGAAAAAGTTATGAAATCTGATGGAAAGGAAGCGACAACCATTGAGTAG
- a CDS encoding hydrogenase large subunit — MSSYTIPIGPVHVVLEEPIYFKLQVEGETVVGLDINAGHVHRGIEFLTMQRNFYQNLTLTERVCSLCSNNHPFTYCMAVEKIAGIEIPVRAEYLRTIADEIKRISSHLFNIGLIPHIIGFDSLFMHAMELRENMQDIKESVFGNRMNLSANSIGGVRYDISKEQTKYILNTLETLKKPLEEITKICQSNASIRRRTEGIGVLSKEKAAEYGVVGPVARASGIDYDVRVDNPYAAYDKLNVHAVTMKNGDVFSRLMVRLGEVVESIHMVEQCLQELPDGPVCLDSMPDIPGGEAIAKSEAPRGELIYFARTNGTDIPERIKWRVPTYPNWEALNIMLPGSKIADIPVVVGSIDPCISCTER, encoded by the coding sequence TTGAGTAGCTATACCATTCCAATTGGTCCAGTCCACGTCGTCCTGGAAGAACCCATCTATTTCAAGCTGCAGGTCGAAGGCGAAACGGTGGTTGGTCTTGACATCAATGCCGGCCACGTCCACCGCGGGATCGAATTTCTAACGATGCAGCGAAATTTTTATCAAAACCTGACACTAACGGAACGAGTATGCTCGCTTTGCTCGAATAACCATCCGTTTACCTATTGCATGGCGGTTGAAAAGATAGCCGGAATTGAAATACCGGTAAGAGCGGAATATTTGCGAACGATAGCAGACGAAATCAAACGTATTTCCTCCCATTTGTTTAATATTGGCTTGATTCCTCATATTATCGGCTTCGACTCTCTTTTCATGCATGCCATGGAGCTAAGAGAAAATATGCAGGATATTAAGGAATCTGTGTTCGGAAATCGGATGAATTTATCCGCCAATAGTATCGGTGGCGTGAGATACGATATTTCAAAGGAACAGACAAAGTACATCCTGAACACGCTTGAAACGTTAAAAAAACCACTTGAGGAAATTACGAAAATTTGCCAGTCTAATGCTTCGATCCGCCGCCGGACGGAAGGAATTGGGGTTTTATCGAAAGAAAAGGCTGCGGAGTACGGTGTGGTTGGACCGGTGGCAAGGGCATCAGGTATTGACTATGATGTAAGAGTAGACAACCCGTATGCAGCGTATGACAAGCTTAATGTACATGCAGTAACCATGAAAAATGGAGATGTTTTCTCAAGGCTGATGGTGAGGCTTGGTGAGGTTGTAGAGTCTATACATATGGTGGAGCAATGTTTACAGGAGCTCCCAGATGGTCCGGTCTGTCTGGATTCTATGCCTGATATCCCAGGTGGAGAAGCGATTGCTAAATCGGAGGCTCCGAGGGGTGAACTGATTTATTTCGCCCGTACGAACGGCACTGATATTCCTGAACGGATAAAATGGAGAGTCCCTACGTATCCAAACTGGGAAGCACTAAATATCATGCTTCCTGGCAGTAAAATTGCGGATATTCCGGTTGTAGTTGGCAGTATTGATCCATGCATCTCCTGTACTGAGAGATAG
- the hypA gene encoding hydrogenase maturation nickel metallochaperone HypA has product MHELAMVRSIYEVINEKVTEYGVKRVKQVKLIVGELTGIEESIMKSCFEIYVQRTPAEGANLIIEYVPIRVMCRDCSHEFETSIPFSDCPHCGTKKFHILSGKELYIESMEVE; this is encoded by the coding sequence TTGCATGAACTGGCAATGGTGAGAAGTATTTATGAAGTCATAAACGAGAAAGTAACAGAATATGGCGTAAAACGGGTAAAACAAGTCAAATTAATCGTCGGTGAATTAACCGGTATAGAGGAATCTATCATGAAATCCTGCTTTGAGATATATGTTCAGAGAACACCTGCAGAAGGAGCGAACCTGATTATTGAATATGTTCCGATTCGAGTTATGTGCCGGGATTGCAGCCATGAATTTGAAACCAGCATACCGTTTTCAGATTGTCCTCATTGCGGAACGAAAAAATTTCATATTCTGTCAGGGAAGGAATTATATATCGAAAGCATGGAAGTGGAGTAA
- the hypD gene encoding hydrogenase formation protein HypD, producing the protein MCVAAFGMVTERVEGRAVVSFKGALKEVSTALLPNVKIGDTVVVHAGFATEIVKNPHKIYRDVVATDAYARQLLDGIEKENKRLRERELKIMNFCGTHENTIVQYGLRELLPANIQLISGPGCPVCVTPEEEIALGIELANRKNIILTTYGDLLRVPTRWGTLAQLKQEGKDVRIVYDISQSLELAKNTDSEVVHMAVGFETTAPGTASVIQQAGSLENYSILSSHRITPPAMEEVLLHSNMDILLCPGHVAMVTGTAPFDLLVKKYRIPCVISGFEPVDILHAILQALYHYDRHDSTAINQYQRVVKDKGNGIAQNLIQSTFTLTDANWRGVGFLPQSRLVLKHEFSQFDAEIKYNLKLAGKEKDLMQTCLCGEVLKGMKPQLCPNFGHNCTPATPTGPCMVTQEGACSIAYMNLGVY; encoded by the coding sequence ATGTGTGTTGCAGCTTTTGGAATGGTAACGGAGCGTGTTGAAGGAAGGGCAGTTGTCAGCTTTAAAGGAGCGTTGAAGGAGGTTTCCACTGCGCTGCTTCCTAATGTGAAAATCGGAGATACCGTTGTGGTTCATGCCGGCTTTGCCACCGAAATTGTCAAAAATCCGCATAAAATCTATCGTGATGTGGTGGCAACAGACGCCTATGCCAGACAGCTTTTGGACGGGATAGAAAAAGAAAATAAACGTCTTCGTGAGCGGGAATTAAAGATTATGAACTTTTGCGGAACCCATGAAAATACGATTGTTCAATATGGTCTTCGTGAGCTGTTACCCGCCAATATCCAATTAATCAGTGGGCCTGGCTGTCCGGTTTGTGTGACACCCGAGGAGGAAATTGCTTTAGGCATAGAGCTGGCAAACAGAAAAAATATCATTCTCACAACCTACGGAGATTTATTAAGGGTTCCGACAAGATGGGGCACGCTCGCTCAGTTAAAGCAAGAAGGGAAAGACGTTAGGATTGTCTATGATATTTCACAATCATTAGAACTAGCTAAAAACACTGATTCAGAGGTTGTACATATGGCGGTTGGCTTTGAAACCACTGCCCCAGGAACAGCTTCCGTCATACAGCAGGCAGGAAGTCTTGAGAACTATTCAATTCTTTCTTCGCACCGGATTACACCTCCTGCCATGGAAGAGGTCCTTTTACATTCCAATATGGATATCCTGCTTTGTCCCGGACATGTGGCGATGGTGACAGGCACGGCTCCTTTTGATCTTTTAGTTAAAAAGTACAGGATTCCATGTGTTATTAGCGGCTTTGAACCTGTTGATATCCTGCATGCCATCCTTCAGGCTCTGTATCATTATGACCGTCATGACTCCACTGCCATCAACCAGTATCAGCGGGTAGTAAAAGATAAAGGGAATGGCATTGCCCAGAATCTGATCCAGAGTACCTTTACCCTTACGGATGCTAATTGGCGAGGTGTAGGCTTTTTACCACAGTCTCGCCTTGTTTTAAAACATGAATTTAGTCAGTTTGACGCAGAGATTAAATATAACTTGAAGCTGGCAGGAAAAGAAAAGGACCTCATGCAGACTTGCCTTTGCGGTGAGGTTCTAAAGGGGATGAAGCCCCAGCTTTGTCCTAACTTTGGTCACAATTGTACACCTGCCACTCCCACAGGACCCTGCATGGTCACACAGGAAGGTGCTTGTAGCATTGCTTATATGAATCTTGGTGTATATTAA
- the hypB gene encoding hydrogenase nickel incorporation protein HypB, which yields MNEISVIDSILKANDERSCLNRKLLDEKKVYTINLMGSPGAGRTTIIEKLISRLKQELNIAVIEGDLFTAMDAQKIESHGVPVVQVNTRGACHLDAQMLKKAIDQLNLDRIDLLIIENVGNLACPAEFALGEDSILTILSTTEGSDKPLKYPFIFEKSDAVILNKMDLIEFTNFDSLKFFQEVQLLNKNTSLFQTSCRQESGLDELCCWLEWKVKAKQESSAVSTSKEVLL from the coding sequence ATGAATGAAATAAGTGTGATCGATAGTATCCTGAAGGCTAATGATGAGCGAAGTTGCTTAAATAGAAAGCTACTAGATGAAAAAAAGGTGTATACCATCAATCTGATGGGTTCACCAGGCGCAGGCAGAACAACCATCATCGAGAAGCTGATTTCCAGGTTAAAACAAGAGCTAAACATAGCGGTAATTGAAGGAGATCTTTTTACAGCTATGGACGCTCAAAAAATAGAGTCACACGGTGTTCCTGTCGTTCAAGTTAACACGAGAGGGGCCTGTCATCTTGATGCACAAATGCTGAAGAAGGCCATTGATCAACTCAATCTGGACCGTATCGATTTACTCATCATTGAGAATGTCGGTAATTTGGCTTGTCCAGCTGAGTTTGCACTGGGCGAGGATAGCATCCTAACCATTTTGAGCACAACAGAAGGAAGTGACAAGCCACTGAAATATCCATTTATTTTTGAAAAATCGGATGCCGTTATCTTAAATAAAATGGATCTGATTGAGTTTACCAACTTCGATTCGTTGAAATTTTTCCAAGAGGTCCAATTACTCAACAAAAATACCAGTTTATTTCAAACCTCCTGCAGGCAGGAATCTGGATTGGATGAATTATGCTGTTGGTTGGAATGGAAGGTAAAAGCGAAACAGGAAAGCAGCGCAGTCAGTACTTCGAAGGAGGTACTGCTATGA
- a CDS encoding HesA/MoeB/ThiF family protein produces MRYDRQIIIPQIGPDGQKKLEQSTVTVIGTGGLGSPVLTYLASAGVGTIRMIDCDVVSESNLNRQFLHLTEDIGKLKLQSAKEKLARLNPHIHLVMIDTKLELENSEELLAGSDVVVDCVDHLATRTAVACACIKLNIPLVEGGVEGFYGYVIDINKDSACLSCIGYDEAKQKTPVPIMGVTAGVIGSLQANECIKLLLKIGEPLFGRMLCYDGLSGSWDEIAVKKSESCSVHGENHHK; encoded by the coding sequence ATGAGATATGATCGACAAATAATCATTCCTCAAATTGGACCGGACGGGCAAAAAAAACTGGAGCAGAGTACCGTGACAGTAATCGGGACAGGCGGGCTCGGTTCCCCGGTGCTGACCTATCTCGCCAGTGCAGGGGTTGGGACCATTAGAATGATCGATTGTGATGTTGTTTCGGAGTCTAATCTAAACCGTCAGTTTTTACATCTTACGGAAGATATCGGAAAGTTGAAGCTTCAGTCAGCAAAGGAAAAACTAGCTAGGCTCAATCCTCATATTCATCTAGTTATGATTGATACGAAATTGGAGCTCGAAAACAGTGAAGAGCTTCTTGCAGGTTCTGATGTGGTCGTTGACTGTGTTGATCATCTTGCTACAAGGACTGCGGTCGCATGTGCATGTATAAAGCTGAATATTCCCCTCGTAGAAGGCGGAGTTGAAGGGTTCTATGGCTATGTGATAGATATTAACAAAGACTCTGCTTGCTTATCCTGTATCGGTTATGATGAGGCAAAACAAAAAACGCCGGTTCCGATTATGGGTGTGACAGCCGGTGTGATTGGCAGTCTGCAGGCAAACGAGTGTATCAAGCTGCTTCTGAAAATCGGCGAGCCACTCTTTGGTCGCATGCTATGCTATGACGGGCTAAGCGGAAGCTGGGATGAAATAGCGGTAAAAAAATCAGAAAGCTGCTCCGTTCATGGAGAAAATCATCATAAATAA
- a CDS encoding helix-turn-helix transcriptional regulator codes for MKSRLKELRARDGLNQTQLAKLAKVSRQTISLIEREEFIPSLLIAVRIARIFKEPVESVFLIEEEE; via the coding sequence ATGAAGAGTCGGCTGAAGGAGCTTCGGGCACGGGATGGTTTAAATCAAACCCAGCTTGCTAAGCTCGCCAAAGTGTCTAGACAAACCATTAGTTTAATTGAACGGGAAGAATTTATTCCTTCACTCTTAATTGCCGTCCGTATCGCACGTATTTTTAAGGAACCTGTTGAAAGTGTATTTTTAATAGAGGAGGAAGAATAA
- a CDS encoding DUF3169 family protein — protein MKAWLHILLSAIAGFVVSILLIKGFKEVDFIQYADSVVVGILVIIFILLMLSVVFYRQIKRLNNQEVSGDEEDEMDGLMYKKAADYSLFVQLSMILAVLALCISVITTQSVAIAITSVTAMFICYLFSMLLTILMKQVYPERNLPGFSEKDYAKKLLEVSDEGERHVMLMGLYKSYNFFSIGLLFAIFITTFYSLATGNSQIFSIIVMCMVLLLAHGKYSLTIRNK, from the coding sequence ATGAAAGCATGGTTACATATTTTATTAAGTGCTATTGCTGGCTTTGTCGTATCCATTCTTTTGATTAAAGGGTTTAAGGAAGTGGATTTCATCCAATATGCAGATAGCGTGGTAGTCGGTATTCTGGTGATTATTTTCATCCTGCTTATGCTGAGCGTTGTGTTTTATAGACAAATTAAAAGATTAAATAATCAAGAGGTTTCCGGTGATGAAGAGGATGAAATGGACGGCTTAATGTATAAAAAAGCTGCAGATTATTCATTATTTGTACAGTTGAGTATGATTCTTGCCGTTTTAGCTCTATGTATCTCTGTTATTACAACTCAATCAGTCGCCATTGCGATTACTTCAGTTACGGCCATGTTTATTTGTTATCTTTTTAGTATGCTCTTAACCATTCTTATGAAGCAGGTATACCCTGAGCGCAATCTACCAGGCTTTTCCGAGAAGGATTATGCCAAAAAGTTATTAGAAGTATCTGATGAAGGGGAACGACATGTCATGCTGATGGGATTGTACAAATCCTACAATTTCTTTAGTATTGGCTTACTCTTTGCCATTTTCATTACGACCTTTTATTCGCTTGCCACAGGCAACTCACAGATTTTTTCTATTATTGTCATGTGCATGGTCTTACTGCTGGCACACGGAAAGTATAGCTTGACGATTCGGAATAAATGA
- a CDS encoding thiol-disulfide oxidoreductase DCC family protein has product MNVILFDGECHLCDESVQFIIKRDQKALYYFASLQSEAGQELLRKYQIPVHLNSFILIEGRQCFYKSSAALRVCRNLKGGWRLLYGLSIVPKPLRDYIYEIVARNRYKWFGKKESCMLPDPKIRKRFL; this is encoded by the coding sequence TTGAACGTTATTCTATTCGACGGAGAATGTCATCTTTGCGATGAAAGTGTTCAATTTATCATCAAACGGGACCAAAAGGCTCTTTATTATTTCGCTTCCCTACAAAGTGAAGCAGGTCAAGAGCTATTAAGAAAGTATCAAATTCCTGTTCATCTAAATAGTTTTATCCTTATTGAGGGTCGGCAATGCTTTTACAAATCATCAGCTGCACTTAGAGTATGCAGGAATTTAAAGGGTGGATGGAGATTATTATATGGCTTGTCCATCGTCCCTAAACCATTGCGAGATTATATATATGAAATTGTTGCTAGGAATAGGTATAAATGGTTTGGGAAGAAGGAGAGCTGTATGCTACCGGATCCTAAAATAAGAAAGCGGTTTTTATAA
- a CDS encoding ribose-phosphate diphosphokinase, with protein MSNKEKNKVKLFTLNSNRELALEIAEKLGYELGKVHVDRFSDGEIQIHIEETVRDSDVFIIQSTSGPVNENTMELLIMIDALKRASASQINVVIPYFGYARQDRLARPREPITAKLMANLLQKAGATRVLSIDLHTDQMQGFFDIPMEHLTGIPVLSQYIENKGLENIVVVSAHLGSVRRARKLADILDVPLALVDEREPEECGTETRSVIGDVEGKNVILIDDLIDTGTTMLTAAQAIAESGAKSIYACCTHPVLTGNVIEKIERSPITELVVTNTIQLPQEKQLQKIVTISVAPLLADAIDRIHFEKAVSPLFE; from the coding sequence GTGTCTAATAAAGAGAAGAATAAAGTAAAATTATTTACTTTGAATTCAAATCGCGAGCTGGCATTAGAAATTGCCGAAAAATTAGGGTATGAGCTGGGCAAGGTTCATGTCGATCGTTTTAGCGATGGAGAAATTCAAATACATATTGAAGAAACAGTACGAGATAGTGATGTTTTTATCATTCAATCTACGTCAGGCCCTGTTAATGAAAATACGATGGAGCTCCTCATTATGATTGATGCCTTAAAGAGGGCTTCTGCCAGCCAAATCAATGTGGTGATTCCTTATTTTGGGTATGCACGACAGGATCGATTGGCACGTCCGAGGGAGCCAATCACGGCAAAATTAATGGCAAATCTATTGCAAAAAGCTGGTGCGACAAGAGTTCTTTCCATTGACCTCCATACAGACCAAATGCAGGGATTTTTTGATATTCCGATGGAACATTTAACGGGAATACCGGTTCTTTCGCAGTATATTGAAAACAAAGGGTTAGAAAATATCGTTGTCGTGTCAGCACATCTTGGGAGCGTTCGAAGGGCTAGAAAATTAGCCGATATACTAGACGTTCCCCTAGCACTGGTGGATGAAAGGGAGCCGGAAGAATGCGGGACTGAAACTCGCAGCGTCATCGGAGATGTGGAAGGTAAAAATGTTATTTTGATTGATGATTTAATTGATACAGGGACTACGATGCTGACTGCAGCCCAAGCTATCGCAGAAAGCGGTGCTAAGTCTATCTATGCCTGCTGTACGCATCCTGTTTTAACAGGAAATGTGATTGAAAAAATTGAACGCTCACCCATCACAGAACTGGTCGTGACCAATACGATTCAGCTGCCTCAGGAAAAGCAGCTACAGAAGATTGTCACCATTTCTGTGGCACCATTATTGGCAGATGCTATTGACCGAATTCATTTTGAAAAAGCAGTGAGTCCTTTGTTTGAATAG
- a CDS encoding hydrolase, whose protein sequence is MFTVEEACLVLVDVQGKLATIVEESESVISNSAKLVQAMQALEVPILWLEQNPSRLGPTSPEIAQHLTEQPISKISFSACREEEFMEAVKRSGRTQFIITGIEAHICVYQTARQLKEQGFEVEVVADAVSSRTKENKEIGLVKMQALGILPTSTEMIMYELLQRADHEEFKTILRLVK, encoded by the coding sequence TTGTTTACAGTAGAAGAAGCTTGTCTTGTGCTTGTGGATGTACAAGGAAAGCTAGCCACCATTGTGGAGGAAAGCGAATCTGTTATTAGTAATTCAGCAAAGCTGGTTCAAGCGATGCAGGCATTGGAGGTCCCGATTTTATGGCTGGAACAGAATCCGAGCCGGTTAGGACCCACCTCACCAGAGATTGCCCAGCATTTAACGGAGCAGCCGATTAGCAAAATTTCCTTTAGTGCCTGCCGGGAAGAAGAGTTTATGGAGGCTGTTAAAAGAAGTGGTCGAACTCAATTTATTATTACAGGCATTGAAGCCCATATTTGTGTCTATCAGACTGCTAGACAGCTAAAGGAACAGGGCTTTGAGGTTGAAGTCGTAGCAGATGCCGTCTCCTCCCGTACGAAGGAAAACAAGGAAATTGGATTAGTAAAAATGCAAGCACTGGGTATATTGCCTACTAGTACGGAAATGATTATGTATGAGTTGTTGCAAAGGGCCGACCATGAGGAATTTAAAACGATATTGCGATTAGTGAAGTAA
- a CDS encoding DUF2269 family protein, with protein MFYSLLLLLHVLAAIIGIGVTFAFPVISTMPQNLSQLKHTLVLMKRLEKYPQIGGAILIITGFIMGYLSPSYFKEIWFVGSIVLYIIVEFLIYVVIGAKMKKVMPVVMDSKGEEIPKEYKAVAKATTPIHMVVTLLAILIIVLMSVKPF; from the coding sequence TTGTTTTATTCGCTTTTATTATTACTTCATGTGTTAGCCGCCATCATTGGAATCGGTGTTACCTTTGCCTTTCCAGTGATATCGACCATGCCGCAAAATTTGTCTCAATTAAAGCATACCCTTGTGCTGATGAAAAGATTAGAAAAGTATCCGCAAATCGGCGGTGCCATCTTAATTATCACAGGTTTCATAATGGGATATTTATCACCTAGTTATTTCAAAGAAATTTGGTTTGTTGGTTCGATTGTTTTATATATCATTGTGGAATTTTTAATTTATGTTGTCATTGGGGCAAAGATGAAAAAGGTTATGCCTGTTGTGATGGACTCTAAGGGGGAAGAAATACCAAAGGAATATAAAGCGGTTGCTAAAGCGACTACCCCTATCCATATGGTAGTGACTCTTCTAGCTATCCTGATTATTGTGCTCATGTCTGTTAAGCCGTTTTAA